The Mycolicibacterium hassiacum DSM 44199 genome includes a window with the following:
- a CDS encoding SDR family NAD(P)-dependent oxidoreductase — MATLQRYLDRRVLITGGGSGIGQASVLRILDEGGRVVAADISEAGLADTVAKAGKHADRLSTVVMDVASEPSVQQGVAAAVGVLGGLDTLVNVAGILRSAHFLDTTLAEFEHVLRVNLIGTFLVTREALPALRRGKDPAVVNFSSTSAAFGHPYMSAYAASKGGVQAMTHALALEFAKEGIRFNSVQPGSISSGMTDGSGESKQSVGPGLPADADYSLFGKITPVLPLPDGAIFADPGAVAAVVAMLGSPDAFFITGTEVRVDGGSHL; from the coding sequence ATGGCAACTCTTCAGCGTTACCTGGATCGCCGCGTGTTGATCACCGGAGGCGGCTCGGGCATCGGTCAGGCGAGCGTGCTGCGCATCCTCGACGAGGGCGGACGGGTGGTGGCCGCCGACATCAGCGAGGCCGGCCTGGCCGACACCGTGGCCAAGGCCGGCAAGCACGCCGACCGGTTGTCCACCGTGGTCATGGACGTGGCCAGCGAGCCGTCGGTGCAGCAGGGGGTCGCGGCGGCGGTCGGCGTCCTCGGCGGGCTCGACACCCTGGTCAACGTCGCCGGGATCCTGCGTTCGGCGCATTTCCTCGACACCACGCTCGCGGAGTTCGAGCACGTGCTGCGGGTGAACCTGATCGGCACCTTCCTGGTCACCCGCGAGGCGCTGCCCGCCCTGCGCCGCGGCAAGGACCCCGCGGTGGTGAACTTCAGCTCGACGTCGGCGGCGTTCGGCCACCCGTACATGTCGGCCTACGCCGCCTCCAAAGGCGGGGTGCAGGCGATGACCCATGCGCTGGCGCTCGAGTTCGCCAAAGAGGGCATCCGGTTCAATTCCGTTCAGCCCGGATCGATCTCGTCGGGGATGACCGACGGAAGCGGCGAATCCAAACAGAGCGTGGGACCGGGTCTGCCCGCCGATGCCGACTATTCGCTGTTCGGCAAGATCACCCCGGTGCTGCCGCTGCCGGACGGCGCCATCTTCGCCGATCCGGGGGCGGTCGCCGCGGTGGTCGCGATGCTCGGTTCACCCGACGCGTTCTTCATCACCGGAACCGAGGTGCGCGTCGACGGCGGCTCGCACCTGTAG
- a CDS encoding DegV family protein — MPVIVVTDSSARLSPDELAARNIRQVPLHVLVDDQDLRDGIDEVPYDIHDRPKVSTAGAAPAELADAYRQALADSGGDGVVAVHLSAALSSTYSSAVAAAREFGPAVRVVNSRSAAMGVGFVARLAADAAASGADLDTVEAQARSATERTHAFIVVHTLENLRRSGRIGVAASWLGTALALKPLLTLDVDGRLVLDQRIRTVGKAHAAMIERVVALIGDNRARVAVHHVDNHDAADAIGATLTDRLPQLESLDVRDMGPVLAVHVGAGAVGVALQILE; from the coding sequence ATGCCGGTGATCGTCGTCACCGACTCATCGGCTCGGTTGAGCCCGGATGAGTTGGCCGCCAGGAATATTCGGCAGGTTCCGCTGCACGTGCTGGTCGACGACCAGGACCTGCGCGACGGCATCGACGAGGTGCCCTACGACATTCACGACCGGCCCAAGGTGAGCACCGCCGGCGCGGCACCCGCCGAGCTGGCCGACGCCTACCGCCAGGCGCTCGCCGACAGCGGCGGCGACGGGGTGGTCGCGGTGCACCTCTCGGCGGCGCTGTCGAGCACCTACAGTTCGGCCGTCGCGGCCGCGCGGGAGTTCGGGCCGGCGGTGCGGGTGGTGAACTCGCGCTCGGCGGCGATGGGGGTCGGGTTCGTCGCCCGGCTCGCCGCCGACGCCGCAGCGTCCGGAGCCGATCTGGATACCGTTGAGGCACAAGCTCGTTCGGCTACCGAACGAACCCACGCCTTCATCGTCGTGCACACGCTGGAGAACCTGCGGCGCAGCGGGCGGATCGGGGTGGCCGCGTCCTGGCTGGGCACCGCGCTGGCGCTCAAACCGCTGCTGACCCTCGACGTCGACGGGCGCTTGGTGCTCGATCAGCGCATCCGCACCGTCGGCAAGGCGCACGCCGCGATGATCGAGCGGGTGGTGGCTCTCATCGGGGACAATCGCGCCCGGGTGGCGGTGCACCACGTCGACAACCACGACGCGGCCGACGCCATCGGCGCGACACTGACCGACCGGCTGCCGCAACTGGAGTCCCTCGACGTCCGGGACATGGGCCCGGTGCTGGCGGTGCACGTCGGCGCCGGTGCGGTCGGCGTGGCGCTGCAGATCCTCGAGTAG
- the rsfS gene encoding ribosome silencing factor: protein MTASEQAIRMATVAARAAAAKLAKDVVVIDVSNQLVITDCFVIASASNERQVNAIVDEVEEKMRRAGYKPARREGGREGRWTLLDYVDIVVHIQHQDEREYYALDRLWRDCPTIPVDLDVPATSTTDGDGAS from the coding sequence ATGACCGCCTCCGAACAGGCCATCCGGATGGCCACCGTGGCCGCCCGGGCGGCCGCCGCGAAGCTGGCCAAGGACGTCGTGGTCATCGACGTGTCCAACCAGCTGGTCATCACCGACTGCTTCGTGATCGCCTCGGCGTCCAACGAACGGCAGGTCAACGCCATCGTCGACGAGGTCGAGGAGAAGATGCGCCGCGCCGGGTACAAGCCCGCCCGCCGCGAGGGCGGCCGGGAGGGCCGCTGGACCCTGCTGGACTACGTCGACATCGTGGTGCACATCCAGCATCAGGACGAGCGCGAGTACTACGCCCTGGACCGGTTGTGGCGCGACTGCCCGACCATTCCGGTGGACCTCGACGTCCCCGCGACGTCGACGACGGACGGGGACGGCGCGTCGTGA
- the gpgP gene encoding glucosyl-3-phosphoglycerate phosphatase has product MRVRRLVMLRHGQTEFNAGSRMQGQLDTELSELGRDQAVIAAGVLAKRRPLTIVSSDLRRALDTATCLGEHTGLPVRVDPRLRETHLGEWQGLTHVEVDTRHPGARLAWREDARWAPHGGESRVDVAARSLPVVSELVEQHPEWGRDADDRPVILVAHGGLIAALTAALLRLPVENWPILGGMGNCSWVQLSGHSAPDAGAGDIRWRLDVWNASAQVAGDVF; this is encoded by the coding sequence GTGAGGGTCCGCCGCCTGGTCATGCTGCGGCACGGCCAGACCGAGTTCAACGCGGGCAGCCGCATGCAGGGGCAACTCGACACCGAGCTGTCCGAACTGGGCCGTGATCAGGCGGTGATCGCCGCCGGGGTGCTTGCCAAGCGCCGCCCGCTGACCATCGTCTCCTCGGATCTGCGCCGCGCGCTCGACACCGCGACCTGCCTGGGTGAGCACACCGGGCTGCCGGTGCGGGTCGATCCGCGGCTGCGTGAGACCCACCTGGGGGAGTGGCAGGGCCTGACCCACGTCGAGGTGGACACCCGCCATCCGGGTGCGAGGCTGGCGTGGCGGGAGGACGCCCGGTGGGCGCCGCACGGCGGGGAGAGCCGCGTCGACGTGGCCGCCCGCAGCCTGCCGGTGGTCAGCGAACTGGTCGAACAGCACCCGGAGTGGGGCCGCGACGCCGACGACCGGCCGGTGATCCTGGTCGCCCACGGCGGACTCATCGCCGCGCTGACCGCCGCCCTGCTGCGGCTGCCGGTGGAGAACTGGCCGATCCTGGGTGGCATGGGCAACTGCAGCTGGGTCCAGCTGTCCGGGCACTCCGCGCCCGACGCCGGCGCCGGCGACATCCGCTGGCGCCTCGATGTGTGGAACGCTTCGGCGCAGGTGGCGGGCGATGTCTTCTGA
- a CDS encoding AAA family ATPase, translating into MSVPARPAALFADIDDVARKLTETGYIPDTATATAVFLADRLGKPLLVEGPAGVGKTELARAVSQATGAGLVRLQCYEGVDEARALYEWNHAKQILRIQAGGGDWEQTKTDVFSEEFLLSRPLLTAIRRTEPTVLLIDETDKADIEIEGLLLEVLSDFAITVPELGTIKAERPPFVVLTSNATRELSEALKRRCLFLHIDFPDPDLERRILLSRVPELPEHLAEELVRIVGVLRNMQLKKVPSVAETIDWGRTVLALGLDTIDDATIAATLGVVLKHQSDQLKAAGELRLN; encoded by the coding sequence GTGAGCGTCCCCGCCCGTCCGGCAGCGCTGTTCGCCGACATCGACGATGTCGCACGCAAGCTGACCGAAACCGGTTACATCCCCGACACCGCGACCGCCACCGCGGTGTTCCTCGCCGACCGGCTCGGCAAGCCGCTGCTGGTGGAAGGGCCCGCGGGCGTCGGCAAGACCGAGCTGGCCCGCGCGGTGTCACAGGCCACCGGCGCCGGACTGGTGCGGCTGCAGTGCTACGAGGGCGTCGACGAGGCCCGCGCCCTCTACGAGTGGAACCACGCCAAGCAGATCCTGCGCATCCAGGCCGGCGGCGGCGACTGGGAACAGACCAAGACCGACGTGTTCAGCGAGGAGTTCCTGCTCTCCCGTCCGCTGCTGACCGCGATCCGGCGCACCGAGCCGACGGTGCTGCTCATCGACGAGACGGACAAGGCCGATATCGAGATCGAGGGCCTGCTGCTGGAGGTGCTGTCCGACTTTGCGATCACCGTGCCGGAACTGGGCACCATCAAGGCCGAGCGCCCGCCGTTCGTGGTGCTGACCTCCAACGCCACCCGGGAGCTGTCCGAGGCGCTCAAGCGCCGGTGCCTGTTCCTGCACATCGACTTCCCGGATCCGGACCTGGAGCGGCGCATCCTGCTGTCGCGGGTGCCCGAGCTGCCCGAACATCTGGCCGAGGAGCTGGTCCGCATCGTCGGCGTGCTGCGCAACATGCAGCTCAAGAAGGTGCCGTCGGTCGCCGAGACCATCGACTGGGGCCGCACCGTGCTGGCGCTGGGGCTCGACACCATCGACGACGCGACCATCGCGGCCACGCTGGGGGTGGTGCTCAAACACCAGTCCGACCAGCTCAAGGCCGCCGGCGAGCTCCGGCTGAACTAG
- a CDS encoding NAD(P)H-dependent amine dehydrogenase family protein, with amino-acid sequence MRTRPLRVIQWTTGNVGRRSLRAIIGRPDLELVGVYAHSPDKVGVDAAELAGLTEPTGITATDDVDALIALRPDACCYNPLWPDVDELVRLLEAGINVCSSAAWITGGKQTPQDLDRIRAACERGRSTIYGSGAHPGISNLVGLVLSGCCERVDEIRITESVDCSTYESAATQQAMGFGKDPDTPGLAESVRQESAVFAEAAALMADAIGAQLDRMTFDVTFTPATGDSDLGFMRIPAGTVAGVYGYHRGWVGDRNVVSVGFNWIMGSHVTPPKPLEHGHVIQVFGVPNMRTVLHCLPPKDWSEPFMELGMIYTAMPVTNAVPAVVAAEPGILTLKDLPPVTGRFAG; translated from the coding sequence ATGCGCACCCGTCCCCTTCGCGTCATCCAGTGGACCACCGGCAATGTCGGGCGCCGGTCTTTGCGCGCGATCATCGGCCGCCCCGACCTGGAGCTGGTCGGGGTGTACGCGCACAGCCCCGACAAAGTGGGCGTCGACGCCGCCGAGCTGGCCGGGCTGACCGAGCCGACCGGCATCACCGCCACCGACGACGTGGACGCGCTGATCGCACTGCGGCCCGACGCGTGCTGCTACAACCCGCTGTGGCCCGACGTCGACGAGCTGGTGCGGCTGCTGGAGGCCGGGATCAACGTGTGTTCCAGCGCCGCCTGGATCACCGGCGGCAAGCAGACCCCCCAGGATCTGGACCGCATCCGCGCCGCCTGCGAACGGGGCCGGTCCACGATCTACGGCAGCGGCGCGCACCCCGGGATCTCCAACCTGGTCGGCCTGGTGCTGTCGGGCTGCTGCGAGCGCGTCGACGAGATCCGCATCACCGAGTCGGTGGACTGCTCGACCTACGAGTCGGCGGCCACCCAGCAGGCGATGGGGTTCGGCAAGGACCCCGACACCCCGGGGCTGGCCGAGAGCGTGCGCCAGGAGAGCGCGGTGTTCGCCGAGGCCGCGGCGCTGATGGCCGACGCGATCGGCGCACAACTCGACCGGATGACCTTCGACGTGACGTTCACCCCGGCCACCGGCGACAGCGACCTGGGGTTCATGCGGATCCCGGCCGGGACCGTCGCCGGGGTCTACGGCTATCACCGCGGCTGGGTGGGTGACCGCAATGTGGTGAGCGTCGGCTTCAACTGGATCATGGGTTCGCACGTCACCCCGCCCAAACCGCTGGAACACGGTCACGTGATCCAGGTTTTCGGGGTGCCCAACATGCGCACCGTGCTGCACTGCCTGCCGCCGAAGGACTGGTCCGAGCCGTTCATGGAGCTGGGCATGATCTACACCGCGATGCCGGTCACCAACGCGGTGCCCGCCGTCGTCGCGGCCGAACCCGGCATCCTCACGCTCAAGGACCTGCCGCCGGTCACCGGCCGGTTCGCGGGGTGA
- a CDS encoding ribokinase, translating to MGAWAGSRVCVVGSVNADLTFSVEALPRPGQTVLAASLLSSPGGKGGNQAVAAARAGARVQLVAALGSDSAADQLRAHLRANDVGLDGVVTVPGPSGTAVITVDATAENTIVVAPGANARLRVDSPDVRAIIADSDVVLLQLEIPTATARAAAEIGRAAGAVVMLNASPAGAPPHDLLALSHLADVVVVNELEAREWHWPVPHLVITRGRRGASYLGPDERFDVPAPQVSAVDSTGAGDVFAGVLAASWHAGHEDALRRACAAAALSTLVPGAGDCAPYAEAIDDALSDPRTTEGRL from the coding sequence ATGGGCGCGTGGGCCGGGAGCCGGGTGTGCGTCGTGGGCAGCGTGAACGCCGATCTCACCTTCTCGGTGGAGGCGCTGCCGCGGCCCGGCCAGACCGTGCTGGCGGCGTCGCTGCTGTCGTCGCCGGGCGGCAAAGGGGGCAATCAGGCGGTCGCCGCCGCCCGCGCCGGGGCGAGGGTACAGCTGGTCGCCGCGCTGGGCAGCGACTCGGCCGCCGACCAGCTGCGGGCCCATCTGCGAGCCAACGACGTCGGGCTGGACGGCGTGGTCACCGTGCCCGGCCCCAGCGGCACCGCGGTCATCACCGTCGACGCCACCGCGGAGAACACCATTGTCGTGGCGCCCGGCGCCAACGCCCGGCTGCGGGTCGACTCCCCCGACGTGCGCGCCATCATCGCCGACAGCGACGTGGTGCTGCTGCAGCTGGAGATCCCGACCGCCACCGCGCGGGCCGCGGCCGAGATCGGCCGGGCGGCGGGGGCGGTGGTGATGCTCAACGCCTCACCCGCCGGGGCGCCGCCGCACGATCTGCTCGCGCTGTCGCACCTGGCCGACGTGGTCGTCGTCAACGAACTCGAGGCCCGCGAATGGCATTGGCCGGTGCCGCATCTGGTGATCACCCGGGGCCGCCGCGGCGCCAGCTACCTGGGCCCCGACGAACGGTTCGACGTACCCGCCCCGCAGGTGTCGGCGGTGGACAGCACCGGCGCCGGCGATGTGTTCGCCGGGGTGCTGGCGGCCAGCTGGCACGCCGGACACGAGGACGCGCTGCGTCGGGCGTGCGCGGCCGCCGCACTGTCGACCCTGGTGCCGGGTGCCGGCGACTGCGCGCCGTATGCCGAAGCCATCGATGACGCTCTGTCCGATCCACGCACGACCGAAGGGCGGTTATGA
- a CDS encoding vWA domain-containing protein, with protein MAVRRVRAPQPLAPHGIPGHLVEFVEALRGQGISVGPSETVDAGRVLSVLGLGDREALREGIACAVLRRPDHRDTFDALFDLWFPAALGSRTVLVDDDAADAEEPGLPPEDIEALRAALVELLAQNEDLANLDERLTAMIARIVEAYGRYNSSRGPSYSSYQALKAMNLDDLEGRLLAGLLAPYGDEPTPTQEQIAKALAAQRITQLRRMVEAETKRRTAEQLGRQHVQMYGVPQLAENVEFLRASGEQLRQMQKVVGPLARVLATRLAARRRRARAGAIDLRKTLRKSMSTGGVPIDLVLKKPRPARPELVVLCDVSGSVAGFSHFTLMLVHALRQQFSRVRVFAFIDTTDEVTDLFGPEADLAVAVQRITREAGVYTRDGHSDYGHAFVSFMEKWPNVLTPRSSLLVLGDGRNNYRNPELELLARMVNASRHAHWLNPEPRHLWGSGDSAAPRYAEVITMHECRSAKQLASVIDALLPV; from the coding sequence ATGGCCGTCCGCCGCGTCCGCGCTCCCCAGCCACTGGCCCCACACGGGATCCCGGGGCATCTCGTCGAGTTCGTCGAAGCCCTGCGCGGACAAGGCATCTCGGTCGGCCCGTCGGAGACCGTGGACGCCGGCCGGGTGCTGTCGGTGCTGGGCCTGGGCGACCGGGAGGCGTTGCGGGAGGGCATCGCCTGCGCGGTGCTGCGCCGCCCCGATCACCGCGACACCTTCGACGCGCTGTTCGATCTGTGGTTCCCGGCCGCGCTCGGGTCGCGCACCGTGCTGGTCGACGACGATGCCGCCGACGCGGAGGAGCCCGGCCTGCCGCCCGAGGACATCGAGGCGCTGCGCGCGGCGCTGGTCGAGCTGCTCGCCCAGAACGAGGACCTGGCCAACCTCGACGAACGGCTGACCGCGATGATCGCCCGGATCGTCGAGGCCTATGGCCGCTACAACTCCAGCCGCGGTCCGTCGTACTCGTCGTATCAGGCGCTCAAGGCGATGAACCTCGACGACCTGGAGGGCCGGCTGCTGGCCGGGCTGCTCGCCCCGTACGGCGACGAGCCCACCCCCACCCAGGAGCAGATCGCCAAAGCGCTTGCCGCCCAACGTATCACGCAGCTGCGGCGGATGGTCGAGGCGGAGACCAAGCGGCGCACCGCCGAACAGCTGGGCCGCCAGCATGTGCAGATGTACGGGGTGCCGCAGCTGGCCGAGAACGTCGAGTTCCTGCGGGCGTCGGGCGAGCAGCTGCGCCAGATGCAGAAGGTGGTGGGGCCGCTGGCGCGGGTGCTGGCGACCCGGCTGGCGGCGCGGCGCCGGCGGGCCCGCGCCGGCGCGATCGATCTGCGCAAGACGCTGCGCAAGTCGATGTCCACCGGCGGGGTGCCGATCGACCTGGTGCTCAAGAAACCGCGGCCGGCGCGGCCGGAGCTGGTGGTGCTCTGCGACGTGTCCGGTTCGGTGGCCGGGTTCAGCCATTTCACCCTGATGCTGGTGCACGCGTTGCGCCAGCAGTTCTCCCGGGTGCGGGTCTTCGCGTTCATCGACACCACCGACGAGGTCACCGACCTGTTCGGCCCGGAGGCCGACCTGGCGGTCGCGGTGCAGCGCATCACCCGCGAGGCCGGGGTGTACACCCGCGACGGCCACTCCGACTACGGGCACGCGTTCGTGTCGTTCATGGAGAAGTGGCCGAACGTGCTGACCCCGCGCAGTTCGTTGCTGGTGCTCGGCGACGGGCGCAACAACTACCGCAACCCCGAGCTCGAGCTGCTGGCTCGGATGGTCAACGCCAGCCGGCACGCGCACTGGCTCAATCCCGAGCCGCGGCATCTGTGGGGCAGCGGCGACTCGGCTGCGCCGCGCTACGCCGAGGTGATCACCATGCACGAATGCCGCTCGGCCAAGCAGCTGGCATCGGTCATCGACGCCCTGCTGCCGGTGTAA
- the nadD gene encoding nicotinate-nucleotide adenylyltransferase: MGGTFDPIHNGHLVAASEVADLFDLDEVVFVPTGQPWQKKKVSPAEDRYLMTVIATASNPRFTVSRVDIDRGGPTYTKDTLRDLRAQHPDADLYFITGADALASILSWQNWEEMFSIAKFVGVSRPGYELDGAHLADALRELPDDALTLVEVPALAISSTDCRKRAEENRPIWYLVPDGVVQYVAKRKLYARTEEPQ, from the coding sequence ATGGGTGGGACGTTCGACCCCATCCACAACGGTCACCTGGTCGCGGCCAGCGAGGTCGCCGACCTGTTCGACCTCGACGAGGTGGTGTTCGTCCCCACCGGTCAGCCCTGGCAGAAGAAGAAGGTCAGTCCCGCTGAGGACCGCTACCTGATGACCGTGATCGCGACCGCCTCCAACCCGCGGTTCACCGTCAGCCGGGTGGACATCGACCGGGGCGGGCCCACCTACACCAAGGACACCCTGCGGGATCTGCGGGCGCAGCACCCCGACGCGGACCTGTACTTCATCACCGGGGCCGACGCGTTGGCATCGATCCTGTCCTGGCAGAACTGGGAGGAGATGTTTTCCATCGCCAAGTTCGTCGGCGTCAGCCGGCCCGGCTACGAACTCGACGGCGCACACCTTGCGGATGCGCTGCGCGAGCTGCCCGACGACGCGTTGACCCTCGTCGAGGTGCCCGCGCTGGCCATCTCGTCGACCGACTGCCGCAAGCGCGCCGAGGAGAACCGGCCGATCTGGTACCTGGTGCCCGACGGCGTCGTGCAGTACGTGGCCAAACGCAAGCTCTACGCCCGCACCGAGGAGCCGCAATGA
- a CDS encoding glutamate-5-semialdehyde dehydrogenase gives MSVQAPALSDLRQQVHEAAHRARRASRVLATLSTDTKNRALHAAADALLRRADAILAANEKDLQTARAAGTAEAMLDRLALNKQRIDGIASGLRQVAGLPDPIGEVLRGRTLPNGLQLRQQRVPLGVVGIVYEGRPNVTVDAFGLTYKSGNAVLLRGSSSAAHSNAELVATLRESLTVAGLDPDAVQLLPSADRASVTHLIQARGLVDVVIPRGGAGLINAVVRDATVPTIETGVGNCHVYVHASADLDMAEKILLNAKTRRPSVCNAAESLLIDAAIADTALPRLRKALQDAGVTLHENPTEDELRAEFLSLDIAVAVVDGLDAAIEHINTYGSGHTEAIVTTDLAAAQRFTERVDAAAVMVNASTAFTDGEQFGFGAEIGISTQKLHARGPMGLPELTSTKWIVWGDGHTRPA, from the coding sequence ATGAGCGTGCAAGCCCCTGCGCTATCCGACTTGCGCCAACAGGTACACGAGGCCGCGCATCGGGCCCGGCGGGCGTCGCGCGTGTTGGCGACGCTGAGCACCGACACCAAGAACCGTGCGCTGCATGCCGCCGCCGACGCGCTGCTGCGTCGCGCCGACGCGATCCTGGCCGCCAACGAGAAGGACCTGCAGACCGCGCGGGCCGCCGGCACCGCCGAGGCGATGCTGGACCGGCTCGCCCTCAACAAGCAGCGCATCGACGGCATCGCGTCGGGCCTGCGTCAGGTTGCGGGCCTGCCCGATCCGATCGGTGAGGTGCTGCGGGGACGCACCCTGCCCAACGGGCTGCAGCTGCGCCAGCAGCGGGTGCCGCTGGGCGTGGTCGGGATCGTCTACGAGGGCCGGCCGAACGTGACCGTCGACGCGTTCGGGCTGACCTACAAATCCGGCAACGCGGTGCTGCTGCGCGGCAGCTCGTCGGCGGCGCACTCCAACGCGGAGCTGGTCGCCACCCTGCGCGAATCGCTCACCGTGGCGGGGCTCGACCCCGACGCGGTGCAGCTGCTGCCCAGCGCCGACCGGGCCAGCGTGACCCACCTGATCCAGGCCCGCGGCCTGGTCGACGTGGTCATCCCGCGCGGGGGAGCGGGGCTGATCAACGCGGTGGTGCGCGACGCGACCGTTCCGACGATCGAAACCGGAGTCGGCAACTGCCACGTATACGTGCACGCCTCGGCCGACCTCGACATGGCCGAGAAGATCCTGCTCAACGCCAAGACCCGCCGGCCCAGCGTGTGCAACGCCGCCGAATCGCTGCTGATCGACGCCGCGATCGCCGACACCGCGCTGCCGAGGCTGCGCAAGGCGTTGCAGGATGCCGGGGTGACCCTGCACGAGAACCCCACCGAGGACGAGTTGCGGGCGGAGTTCCTGTCGCTCGACATCGCGGTCGCGGTGGTGGACGGTCTCGACGCCGCGATCGAGCACATCAACACCTACGGCAGCGGTCACACCGAGGCCATCGTCACCACCGATCTCGCTGCCGCGCAACGGTTCACCGAGCGGGTGGACGCCGCGGCGGTGATGGTGAACGCGTCCACCGCGTTCACCGATGGTGAGCAGTTCGGGTTCGGCGCCGAGATCGGCATCTCGACCCAGAAGCTGCATGCCCGCGGCCCGATGGGGCTGCCCGAACTGACGTCGACCAAGTGGATCGTGTGGGGAGACGGCCACACCCGCCCGGCCTGA
- a CDS encoding enoyl-CoA hydratase/isomerase family protein has translation MTTTESTSTNTPRPPEGDWLGTPYLKFTREGAFGVCRLDRPQARNAMTPAMYFGIRYAVRHVDADPDLAGLLITGTGDVFAPGGDMGGGDGSDDWMGFGDALGMDVTPFETLRQSVKPVVAAVNGLCQGGGLQIALCADVAVVSERATFRVPELFRGIADTYYAQMLTRVIGPVRTRDLMFTGRVFTAQEAYEWGMVARVVPHDELLDAAKEVLAQCCRTAPGARGLVKSSIDNYLGLYDRIGMQASLSGPEVVEGFRAFKERRSPDWVHPELRTEGRL, from the coding sequence ATGACCACGACCGAATCGACCAGCACGAACACCCCGCGCCCGCCGGAGGGCGACTGGCTGGGCACCCCTTATCTGAAGTTCACTCGGGAGGGGGCGTTCGGGGTGTGCCGGCTGGACCGGCCGCAGGCCCGCAACGCGATGACGCCGGCGATGTACTTCGGCATCCGCTACGCGGTGCGCCACGTCGACGCCGATCCCGATCTGGCCGGGCTGCTGATCACCGGCACCGGGGACGTGTTCGCCCCGGGCGGCGACATGGGTGGCGGCGACGGCAGCGACGACTGGATGGGCTTCGGCGACGCGCTGGGCATGGACGTGACGCCGTTCGAGACCCTGCGCCAGTCGGTCAAGCCGGTGGTGGCGGCGGTCAACGGGCTGTGCCAGGGCGGCGGCCTGCAGATCGCGCTGTGCGCCGATGTGGCGGTGGTCAGCGAGCGCGCCACGTTCCGGGTGCCGGAGTTGTTCCGCGGCATCGCCGACACCTACTACGCGCAGATGCTGACCCGGGTGATCGGGCCGGTGCGCACCCGCGACCTGATGTTCACCGGGCGGGTGTTCACCGCGCAGGAGGCCTACGAGTGGGGCATGGTCGCCCGGGTGGTGCCGCACGACGAGCTGCTCGACGCCGCCAAGGAGGTGCTGGCGCAGTGCTGCCGCACCGCGCCGGGGGCCCGCGGGCTGGTCAAGTCGAGCATCGACAACTACCTGGGGCTCTACGACCGGATCGGGATGCAGGCCAGCCTGTCCGGACCGGAGGTCGTCGAGGGGTTCCGGGCGTTCAAGGAACGCCGCTCCCCGGACTGGGTGCATCCCGAACTGCGCACCGAGGGCCGGCTGTAG
- the octT gene encoding diglucosylglycerate octanoyltransferase — protein MSSEPSGAPVSGRRPTLLVFCDSLSYYGPRGGLPADDPRIWPNIVASQLDWDVELIGRVGWTSRDVWWAATQDPRAWAALPRAGAVIFATGGMDSLPSPLPTALRELIRYIRPPWLRRRVRDLYGWLQPRLSPVSRNALPPHLTAEYLEMTRGAIDFNRPGIPVVAALPSVHIADSYGRAHHGREATARAITEWARQHGVVLVDLKAAVADQVLNGRGNPDGIHWNFEAHQAVAELMLKALAEAGVPCR, from the coding sequence ATGTCTTCTGAGCCGTCCGGTGCGCCGGTGAGCGGGCGCCGGCCGACGCTGCTGGTGTTCTGCGATTCGCTGTCCTACTACGGCCCGCGCGGCGGGTTGCCGGCCGACGACCCCCGTATCTGGCCCAACATTGTTGCCTCCCAACTGGATTGGGATGTCGAGCTGATCGGAAGGGTGGGCTGGACCAGCCGCGACGTGTGGTGGGCCGCCACCCAGGACCCGCGGGCCTGGGCCGCGCTGCCGCGCGCCGGCGCGGTGATCTTCGCGACCGGCGGCATGGACTCGCTGCCGTCGCCGCTGCCGACCGCGCTGCGCGAGCTGATCCGCTACATCCGTCCGCCCTGGCTGCGCCGGCGGGTCCGAGATCTCTACGGCTGGCTGCAGCCACGGCTGTCGCCGGTGTCGCGCAACGCGCTGCCGCCGCACCTGACCGCGGAGTATCTCGAGATGACCCGCGGCGCCATCGATTTCAACCGTCCCGGGATACCGGTGGTCGCGGCGTTGCCGTCGGTGCACATCGCCGACAGCTACGGGCGGGCCCACCACGGCCGCGAGGCCACCGCCCGAGCGATCACCGAATGGGCGCGGCAGCACGGCGTCGTGCTGGTGGATCTCAAGGCCGCCGTGGCTGATCAGGTGCTGAACGGCCGCGGCAACCCCGACGGCATCCACTGGAACTTCGAGGCGCATCAGGCGGTGGCCGAGCTGATGCTCAAGGCCCTTGCGGAGGCCGGCGTGCCATGCCGGTGA